The genome window GACTGCATGGTTTGAATAAGAACAACTCTTAGTTTCTTTGCAAACCAATTAAATATTCCCAAGGAGTATCCCATTTACCTCTCCTACttgtttaattcaaatttcccATAAAGTATCTAAACATTTTCTCTATTTACGGCTGTTTTGTATATGAAACTATGGATCAAACCACAAAGTACAGCAACAGATATGTTGATAGAGGCTGTACAAAATGCCTGCCAAAACTTTGTCCTACATTTAACATTAGCAACCCAGCCAACAAGGACCCACCTTGCAGTTCCATATACCCGTTTTCTTGCCGTCCATTTGAATAATAAGTTGTGCATCCATATCCTTTTCTctagaaaagaaattaaaatacatgaACAAAACGCTGGTTCATCCATGCATGCAATTTCTACCTTTGGTTGAAGGGCCTCACACGGACGGCCACTTTCACCGATGCCATTTTTGTAGAATTAACTGAATTATCACTTATTCAAACAACATAATTGAGGAATTTAACATTATTCTTGCTTTATTTATGGGAATTACCTGTTTAAATCGTATGTAGTTTTCACCTTGAGTTGTGATGTTGTATTGCAGCGGatgaacaaaaacaacaatgCGTGACGTTCTGTGTCATGACTAGTTATAAATGTCAAATTGACATATCTTCAATATATCGTCGAGAATCTGTTTTGTCCTTGTCCAACATAATCGCTTAAATAAGAGGTACAATTTTCAGGGTAGACACAACCGACATGCGTATTGCATGTTGCATACTTAccagaaaaactaaaacatcTCAATTTCTTAGGTTGGGTTTTGATTTTCTAAtactaaatttgttatttgaaaaactcgaACTTTCTATTACACAAACGacttaaaaacatgtttttcctGCTCTTTGCCATTTAACTCGCAATCTCCAATGGGGCTTACTGTAGACCAATGCAACCTCTTATTCGAGTAAGTAATCTCAGTCTCCACAATTTAAAACCCTTAAAACCTTGCAACCACCTCTCTTAAAGCATTTTTGAGCCCTCAAATGTGAAGATCCACACTCTCGAAGCCCTAGTAAACGATGTGAACAAGAAATTCGACAAATCGGACCACTTTCAGGGTATGTGGGGCACATTCTTTTTACATCAAATCTTACAAATGTTAACTGCTTTTGTAGTAGCCACTTGCCTGGTAATGTTATTACAAAATGACCTGCTTCCCGAAAAAGAGCAGCGATTGGCCGCCATTACTGTTCTTCATGAATTATATAGGGGAGAAAGTTTAGTTAACAACCCATTTGGCAGTGTGtttattcacattttattcCCTCCTGAACAACATAGTACTGTGGGGGCTCCAAAATTAGAGTATGCTGGCCAGTTGCCCAGGCTGGGTGATGttgaaaaacactttattACACAGTTAATATCTGATGTACCTAAGGATATTGTGAGTCCAATTTGCTTGAGATTAACTAATAACTAAATTATGCCTTTATAGCTCCTTAAAAGAACTGCTTATCAAATCATAAACTCAGACACACCTCCAAAAAGTAGTGTTGATTTAAGCGCCCTGCGATTATCATTAGCAGAAAAACAGTTAGAGCTGCCTATGACTAGCAAATCAGGCATTcctgtaattttttcgttACCAGACAAAACAGCTAATAAAGAGTAAGCCTCTATGCTAACTAAAAAGCAATTATAACTTATTAAATACAGGCTTCCAGAAACCCCTCTAAGAGAGATTGTAACCAAACTAGCCACAGGGGAAAATGCCCCTATAAATCGCGTCTATAAACCGGAATTTGTAACTCCAGCCCCGCCACTATTAAATTGCCAAGATGAggtaaaaaacactttaataaaacttcaatttccAAGGTAGTTTACAGTTAGTGTGGTTGAATCTTACAAATCCAAAAGAGCATTTGGTATTCTATGATGCTACCATGTGCGTACCTGATGTTGCGGGCTATGAAGCAAGACAACTAATGAATAAAGCTTATAAATCTGCCCTCTCACTTCCTCAACAGCAACAGTTGCTGGGTGAGCTAGAAAAAGAACCTAAATTGGTATATCACATTGGTTTAACTCCATCTAAGGtggctatttttaataataattatgatgGTTTGTAACGAGATAGTATTTTAGCTGCCAGAATTGGTGGAAAATAACCCCTTAATTGCTATTGAAGTGTTGCTAAAGCTTATGCAATCCAAGCAAATAACCGAGTATTTCAGTGTTTTGGTGAATATGGAGATGTCCTTGCATTCAATGGAGGTGGTTAATAGGTAAAACATCCctcattcatttttgaaatgaattaaCATTCTTGTTCTTCAAGACTGACGACGACTGTAGATCTGCCTACAGAATTCGTCCATCTCTACATTTCCAATTGCATATCGACTTGCGAAACGATCAAGGACAGGTACATGCAGAACAGGCTTGTGAGGCTGGTATGCGTGTTTCTGCAATCCTTAATccgcaataaaattattaacgttCAAGTAACACTATTGTAATGCAATTTTTGGCAGTTTTTCCTAATTAATTCTGACGAATTTTAGGAGTTGTTTATAGAGGTACAAGCGTTTTGTATTGAATTCAGTCGAATAAGAGAGGCGGCAGCTTTATTCAGGTTGCTTAAACAGCTGGAATCTGGCGAATTGGGTTTGTTATCATCACCCACTTCTAGCAGTAAGACCAAATCGGATGGTTGAATTGTTAGTGTGTTCATATTgtttttaagtgattttaataCTGTATTCTTTctatgataaaataaaatattgttcataTAAGACTGCTTtcaatcaacattttttaaccacTTCAGTATTACTGCAGAGGTTGGGGGGTTATGACTGATTTTCCAATTACCCTTGGTAAATTTTCTCTATCTAGCAACTGATGAAAAACCCTCctttaatcaaataagaaataatttagttaACACAATCAATTTCTGATCAATAAAAGACACGATTATACTTATTTATAATCTAATTTATATTGAGGAccaattttgttgaaaatgaatgaatgaatattgtaaaaaagaacttttttacaatattcatatatcaaatttcacgATAAAGAAGTAGagaaaattaagtaaaatttgtCTCGATCATTGCTTAATATGGAGTCGACATTGTATAGCTTATACAGAGAAATTTAACACAGTAGCATAAAACatggaagaaataaaaattttgtgaaaaaaagcgaagataacctcaaaaataaaactataattGTATTATTTGGATACAATAAAACTTACAGGCGCCACTAAGTTTTGAGATTTAACACAAATTGTGTTTAGGTTAATTTGAGGAATTACTAGAAAGCAACACATTCTCTTAGAATTTTGGAACAAGATTTAATAGTCATACCATTACAACAGCACCATTCGACTTGTCCCTGGACTTAAAACATTTATGTATTAAAACCATATTTAACGATATTTTGAATGCTTACGAAACTCTCATGATATTCTTGATTGCTTACCAAAGCAACAACTTTCAGTCAGGTTTAAACTGAAAATCTAAGTTATCTGTGATGaccaataaaatcaaaaattttcgaaatattttgaaatttatcaagAGAGAAGTTGTGTTTCGTCCTGGTGGCACAGACCTCTCGCACGTTCAGGATTACTACCAATTTTGCTAATTGAATATCTGTTTGCCAATCATTCGAATGGTTcaggaattttaattcaaatccATATTTCCCGTCGTCGTAACATAATATTCTTAATAAAACCTTAAAACGTCAGTTACTACAACAGTCTCATTAGAAATAACCTTgggtgttgaaaataaaataaaatatattttcttatactttgaagtgtttcaaaaaattattcttgacTTCAAAATCGCCGATTCTCATTAGTGTACTAACAAaagttatttcaaaatcttaaCATAACATTAAAACGAATTAATAGACCTCAGAGGCGcttttaaattcttaaattaaacCTATTTTGTATGtgccaatttaaatattacataattaaactaaaaactttaatggattatttattatgtactAGGTGTCTCTAAAATGACTAAACAacgcttgaccaaaaatttccgaaccaaaaataaggcgttcGAAGCAAACCTATCTACATATATGCAATGTTGCTTCGTTTTGCTGCTGCAAGGCATCAAGTTTCTCAaaataatatcgtttttttgaaataattactGAACGTTTCTTtcgatttttgttaattttcgaACTAAGAATTACTACATAATTTGGCGGATTTTGACATGAGTgggatcttttttttaatgcgcggaaatattaaaaatgatgcTCGGttagtaaataaaagtttgtatttttgttatccCCTGTAcgaatgactttaatttttttctgccacaaactgactttattttaaaacttttttgtctcttgtaaaattttcgccagGCATAcaatttctctacaaaaaattatgttttgtcttttctacacaatattaaaatagagTTCCCAATAATTtccaatataaaaatgaatggTAAAAAAGCCTTTAGAAGGTCTATCGAGAAGTAGAATTATGtttgtatatttattgcaaatatttaaataattgccTGCATGCGTCAGAAACGTactatcaatttaaaaaaatacaaattctgGGCAATTTGGTAAAGgaataattttccttataGGATCGCCATATCCTTACCTTATATCTTACATCGTACATTTTTATGGCATTAATTATCAGATCACAATTATTATGCAACTCTCGAAAGCCTAATAatcgaaaatctaaaaaagcCTCTGACTTATTTTTCGATGAAGTTgtctttaaaataagaaatgtatttttcgggtcgtaacttatttttttgtttgtggaaGAACAGTATTGCAATTTACTACATTATTTATCctctttattaataattattacgaTTACAAATgagttctttaataaaaattgattagtAACGAGCAAGGCATCGttccatttaatttatctATCCATTAGGAGTATAAAATATCCTCTTCGGCGTATCACCATTGGCAGGTTTAAGGGTTTTTTACTTTAGGTGGATTAAAGAACACCTCAagttattgcaaaattttcgtaTTTATGAATTTACTCATAAATATACTTTATCATTAAATGAACCaacgaaaatttttctcaacttattgatttttacttGTGGTGCAATCTATAAACCCGTCTTGTAAGCACCTGCGGATTTCTTCTCGCCAAACTAAAACATTAAACAGTAACGACATCTATCAGTAATCGGATTTCGAGGTACTTCGTTTATGTTTATTTCCGTAAattaatataagaaaatttacttacatatttatgttttaaatagGAATACCacatattctttaaaattgagaagaaaaacAATACCGTACCATCCAAATTGAACGATATATCTATGGAAGTAACAGATACCAAAGGAACCCTTTCCTAATCGAGTCTCTAATAATTTCcaatataaaagtaaatagtaggaaaacattcaaaaagTTCATCAAAAGGTAGAATTATGTGTACATATTTATTAcaagtattgaaataattgcTTGCATCAGTCAGATatgtgttaataaaaaatacaaattctagacaatttggtgaaagaaatatttccgCAAAATCACCACATGATGCTTAGGCCATTTCTTATTAGATTGACATTATTATTCAACTCTCAAAGTTGTTAAGTTTTAACATAACGAGATGATACTGGCTTTATCTGGCCCTCCTTCCCATATGAGTACTTATTACAATAACTGCACGAATATGGATAtatcaggttagttcagatagCCGTTGGTGTCAAAGAGGGAGTAATAATATGTCTTCTTATTCCATTTCAAAATCGGAACCCaataaatgataaacaaaAGATGTTATAAAAAGAAAGTGTCTTGTTAAACAGAATATAATAAATCGGGTATTTTATTTGCCTTGTTTACGAACAAtcttattaaacaataaacagaaagaaaattttaatcatctattaatattagaatttatctttaatttccAAGAGGCTCTGATa of Euwallacea similis isolate ESF13 chromosome 3, ESF131.1, whole genome shotgun sequence contains these proteins:
- the Not11 gene encoding CCR4-NOT transcription complex subunit 11; the protein is MGLTVDQCNLLFDIFEPSNVKIHTLEALVNDVNKKFDKSDHFQVATCLVMLLQNDLLPEKEQRLAAITVLHELYRGESLVNNPFGSVFIHILFPPEQHSTVGAPKLEYAGQLPRLGDVEKHFITQLISDVPKDILLKRTAYQIINSDTPPKSSVDLSALRLSLAEKQLELPMTSKSGIPVIFSLPDKTANKELPETPLREIVTKLATGENAPINRVYKPEFVTPAPPLLNCQDELVWLNLTNPKEHLVFYDATMCVPDVAGYEARQLMNKAYKSALSLPQQQQLLGELEKEPKLVYHIGLTPSKLPELVENNPLIAIEVLLKLMQSKQITEYFSVLVNMEMSLHSMEVVNRLTTTVDLPTEFVHLYISNCISTCETIKDRYMQNRLVRLVCVFLQSLIRNKIINVQELFIEVQAFCIEFSRIREAAALFRLLKQLESGELGLLSSPTSSSKTKSDG